A segment of the Daphnia pulex isolate KAP4 chromosome 10, ASM2113471v1 genome:
CGATGATGACTCCAATCCAATCAATTGATTTCCGTTCAAGTTCACTCTttgaaaaaaggtaattaTCAACGCACCGTGGAACGAGGAGTCGGTGGATTGACGTTTGTTCCCTATCAGAGCGATCCATCGCTTGGGATCCAGTTCCCGAAATTTAACTTCGCAATTGCAATATcgttttattaacaattagagtTTACtcagtgtctcattttcaacttttcctgacttgttgtggttgttgttattctgtgaatattttttcgtaacatattttcttttttatttagatcCACTTTTCTTGGATAAACCACCGATGTCGacgagttacggatctcttcttccccctttctttcaatgtcctcgtgtacgcccatgtgaatgtgggtgtattcacgaggacaccctttttgaCCCTATCCCGTCCGGTGTAATTCAACTCTTcagtggatggatggagcaactgacCGTAGATTCCTGGCTGtgtttcccaggcataaaggtaggacaaaattgatatctattcttccttttggacaATTTTCGGTGGCGTTCATTATAAAATCGATTGTTAGTACAGACTACGTTTATTCGTGAGttaggcggttgactgcaactgttaAAGTTAAGCTAAAAATCTCATTAATCGAACGACTGcgcagatcaggcctgtttttggtACCTTACAACTTTTCCTGTTGAGTTAACTAcatcacatttgaaaatatttgaatttcctcGTTGGAATTGTTTGCCCTTCTATCGAGTAACTAATTTCGTTCGTAGGTGGCAGCACGTCGATTTGttaaaaatcatttccccTTGTATTTTTTGGTGCTTGCACTAAATGCtgattgaaatgtaaaacCGTTGGAGGGAACGTTTAGGGATTTCCCTTTCTTGTCtgacaaaatcaacaaatctGGTCGTGTGCCAGCGACAGATTTCTGATTAGGTGTAAACTCGTTTTGCAGAACTGCTGCGTCTCTCCCACTCGCGCACTCTCCGTGTTCGTTGGCAATTTTATGGAGTTGTCTACCTTGTGCAAAGTATCAACACATGGATACGCAAACCTGTTTAATGTCACTGATGAATTACTTTGTCTGCGAGTTTTTCGGACGGTGACCAGCGCCAATTCGAACGAGACAGATGCGATTCAACATTATCTTTCTTGTTTGGTAGTAGCAATTTGAGGCGTTTTTTGGCACAGTCTATCGCTGTGGGCAGATTGATCTACCCTCATACTCTTCTTGTGGGATTGAAGTTCCTGGTGCGAATCGCAGTTGATAAGACGCAATTGAAATGTCCCACACACGTCTGAATAGCTATGTTGCTAAAAGCTCATTTTGGCAGTTTATTCAAATGTTGGTTGCATTTGCATTATTCAGGTTGCGCTGATCGCTACATTTAATTCCCAATTTGCGCTATCGCtctgtatttttttacatggcgCAACGGTGGTTGAACAACGAGATGCGTTCGTCAGGTTAAAGCCCTCAGCCACCGGTTTTTCATCTCTACAAGGTCAAATATTTCGTGACTCGTGTAATGAAGTCGTACACTTCAACCAACCAACCCAGAGCGTCCATCCAAGATAACTAATAGCcatcaacttttatttttgaacgattacaacaacaataatCGAATTCCCAATGATTTTGGGAGGTAGCATCGCCAATACTGCCCACAATATTTctcaaataattttcttttatcgaaTTAACAATTTTCCACAACTTCTGCTCCCGTTTCGGCTCGGCCAATCCAACCTTCCCTTTAAGCCGCTTTTAGCCGCCATACCaatcattcttttattatattctaaacttccttttattttatcacaCGAATTAAAATTCGGAAACACAAGACGTTTATGATGTTatcggaatttttcttttcttcaaatcaatgtattctttttaaatattacatcGACATTTGAACGTCAgtgtaaaattaaataagcCCCGTTGATATCGAGAGCTACGGCAACATTAAATGGTTGTTTGAGCTCTTGATTTCGATAACATACAACAAGCGAAGCTAAAAACTATGCAAAGATATAATAAGTATGTAAGCATTAAGTAGGTCTGTTGCGGTGTACTTGCTGAAGAGCACGTCGAGTGATTATTGTGAAACCCATTTGCATTTCAATACCGCTCCGGTGGCCGCGGTGGACTTCGCAAGTATCACGATTGGTTTATCTTCAGTCGCTTCCTTAGCAGTAGCTGTTATTTCGGTGGATTTCTACGGAAACAGCGAAACAGTCTCATCATGGTTTAAAATGAACAATTTGACACGAAAGCAGACTTACCGTGAAGGCTTTAACAGTCGTGAGGGTATCGCAGGTGACTTTCACTCTGGTAAAATAATACTTACTCGGCCCGATCGACACAGCAACACTTTGGGCATCTGCACCAAACGTAACCGTAAATGATCCTCTCGGCGCGCTGGATGCCAATATACAATTGCTGGAGGTGGTGGCGGCAGCGATGCACGCTGttggaggaaaagaaaatgcgcAATGGAACTGATATTAGATGtgcaatcaaacaaatgtctagaagtattaaaaaaaggacggcTTTTTACATGTAGCTGATGGCGCTAAAGTAATTTCCGGACCTGTATTCTGCCTTTCTTCTATTTCCGATTCGGAGCCGCCTTTGGCATTAGCGAAATACATATCAGAATTATGCAATGAGAAAATATAACCAAAAGTTAAGATATGTATACAATGAAATAGATGGCCTATACGTGTGTTTCAGTTAAATTTACCTTGTGCTGCTGGCACCATCATCTGAGACCCATAgggattgaaataattaaatagcGGCGGAGGCATGACGAACATTTGCCTGGATTGGCGATGGCTAGTCCCGGAAGGAACGGGTAACAGATTCTCTTCGGCTGCATTCACAACGAAACAGCAAACCGTAGCCAGCACCTGACATTTGTAAATAATGGACATTCTCAGAACCAACAATTTGGTTTAATATTACAAGCTTAACGCGAAAATCggaatcaaacaacaacataaaataagaaaattagaattaattttaaaatataccaAAAGTGAAGTCGAAAACGCCATTGCTGCAAAGTTGGATGCGTGGACGAGAGATTTCAGTGATGAAGTGTCGATTGAAGTGATGCGTGGCATTTTATACCTGTCGGGAGGGAGGAACTTTTGCGTGGGATACAAATgggagtgaaaaaaaaatttaaaaaatcattatttttctacAATTGCGCATTCGTTCGTCGTACTTTTAGACTGGTTCTTCATTAACTTTGTCTCTCATCTCCATATTTGAGTGATTTGTCTATCTCGAGGTTTGGTATAAAATTGTTAATTCAACTTGGAAACGGGTTTGTTTGCACGCCAACTTCATTTCGGTCCGCACTCTGTTGACTTGAATCGATCCAAAAAGGTTTTGTAAAAGTACTTTATCTTAAATGTATATGCTGTCGgattcaacttgaaaaaaacaaaaaacaaaactggttTGTTTGCTATCGTCAATTTCAATGTCAGTCCGTAGTCTGTCGACTTCAAGCAATCCAaaagaagaattattattgaGACCCTCCAACTATAATAGCTGATTAATGGCTATTACTAGTCTTATAAATCGATGAAtgcttttttattcaactgaaattgatttttcaaattgatgatCAGCAATCCATTCTTCCGGTCGAAATTCGCATATGAATTAAGCGGACGCAGTTAAAATTTGTTAGCATATGCTGTACCTATAGCGAATCATGCTTGGAGCCAATGTCTAGACTTTCCTTATAATTGTGGTTTGGCAAAACTAATGAACCTGTTATTTGTTCGTCTGCCAGCGGGTACGTAGATTTCCGATAAGGCGTTATAGGAACTGCTGCTGAATTCATTTGCGTCTTTCCCAAACTCCCAATCTTGGAGTTCTGCCACAGCGACAGTTGACCGTTTTCAACATTGTGAAGATAACGCGTGCGTTTGATAACCTGTCGTATGACATTTGCaacaaatgattttgattCGGTCATAACTCTGGCTGGTGCTCTTTCAAATGGCGAGTCAACTGTGCGATTCGACATTatctttcttatttcaattcaattcaattttcaattccCAAAACGTTTTGGGCTCAAACTGtcgagggaaaaaaggagaaaacttAAACAGCATTAAACCGCGCATATCAATTAATTATATTCACCGTCGAATATCAGTTATTCCAAAAACGTGTTTACGACACCCTTAACAAGCGAGAATATAACTAAGAGTTTAATGGCATGCTGCATGTTGGCTGATGGCTGTCCAACTCCAAGGTgaagtttgaaatttcaatgtttGGAAATTCAAGGTTTAAAACTGTCTTTGCTCTGTACTTAGATGGTCAACGCGAATGGAACGAAGAGCGTTGGCACCTTCCACCAGCACCGGTTTATGTTGCGTCTccaaagtaaaatatttcccCGGGTTTGTTGAAGTCTGCAAATGCATTgattattcaaaatgaaaaaaatcgcCCATCATGCCAAAATACCGGTAATatcagttttgttttaaaaatgaactcggtACCCATGGTCAGCCCACCTACAGCGTCATCCATATGATGgtataaatattataaacaTCGACGTTAATTTTGGAAAAGTCGCGATCGTCACCAACAGCTGTTCTCGACGAAACACAGCAATTAATAAGAACTTATTTATGGTCAAGTTTAACTTATTTAAGTCAAGAAAATGAGAATGACTTTAGAAATGTATTCAACGAATTTGAATTAACTACCAGCAGGGCTGCCAGTTTTGCAAGACTATATATGTATTAGTTGGCCAGTCAACGAACTTTATACAGGCCACCTGTTCCGGCCAAACGGTTACTCGCGGTTATTACTTATAGCGCTTATTACTTATAGCGCTTATTACTTATAGCGCTTATCTTTACCTTTTCCAGTCAACAGTTTAAGCCATTCTCTactccaaaacatttttctccttataataattattatagattgaaaacaaataaaaatgcaagcattttattgttgaagttttcaaataaaggtatttttatatttttatatatttttataagtATCAAACAGACAAGTAGGTCTACAACGCCAGTGtgaaatacatttaaattatATAGCCCATCGACCGTCACAGTAACGACAATATTAAATCGCTGGTTGTGTTCTTGATTAAGATTGCACGGACAAGTGGAGCTAGACTATATGCACATAGATATTAGCAGCTCTGCTGTCATTATTGTAGCACACGTCGAGTGATTAAAGTGAGGACCACTTGCATTTTAACGTGCCGCTAGTCTTGGTATCGGCTACAGTCGCTACCAATAGTGCTGGTTTATCTTCAGTTACTTCCTTAATGCCCGTTGCTTGTAACGTGCCGGATTTCTGTCGATCCAAACCAAACGAGAGCAAAAACTGTACAATTGGGAACTTAACAATTTGACACTTAATCAGACTTACcgtgaaaacaacaacatcgacgAGATCGGTACATGTGATTTTCACTTTGGTATATCTCGGCTTCCGTGGCGCGATTGTTACAGCAGCTATTTGTGCAGCTGTAAAAGTGATGGATATACTTCCTGTCGCCGCAATCGTTGATTTTATGCAAGGGATAAAGCCGAGAGTGAAGGCTGAAGAGACTTTGCACACTGTATGtgttaaagaaaattaaaatacacgCACAAATCAACGGAAAACCAGTATTAGCCTATCAAAGGAATCAATTTTCAGCTTACGTGTGCTATCTGGAGATAAGGTGATTACCTCATTTGTATCCATTACTATTTTTCCCATCACCATGTCCGATTTGGAATCGCCTTTTGACATTATGGATAAATTACCAATAAAATATAGGGTTTTAATTTAGGTGCATCAAGAAATCTGTGTATTCCTATTGATTATACCTGAAAACGGCCCGGGGTCAATTTGATCTTGTTCTGTCGGCAACAGTATCTGAGCTCCATAGGGGTTGTAATAATGAAATAGCGGTGGTGGAGGCATGAAGAACATTTGCCTGGATTGGCGATTGGCAACGACTGCCAATGGCAATTTCTCTTCGGCTGCATTCACGACGGAACAGCAAACCGTCGCCACCTTAATTTGTGATAATACATGGATTGAAATAATATAGGACAATTTACGAAACAAACTATGCAATCGTGATAATACGGAAATAGGCAGaaagttaaaataattaaaattataccAAAAGCAATGAAACTGATGTAGAGAATTTCATAGCTAATCTTGGCGAAGAACCAAAGTCTCAACTGAAGTTCCCACTTGAATGCGCGGCTTTATATAGCTGTCGGAAAAAGGGAGTTACTTAATTTGCAtactatttatttctttatttttttgctcgcCAATTTCTTCTGGTTCTTGTCTAACTTTGTTTGGTTTGCATCTCCAAATCTGGAAAAACCTCCTTGGACAATAGAGAAGTGCAGATGATATACTGAGTGCCACTGCCACTTTAATTGAAACTGGTTTGCGAGGAGTTGTCGTTATTTGAGTGTAAgaattatcaaataaaaatataattttaatttcataattttttcatttttttttttttttttcatttaatgaacattttttcttttttaaaaattgcctTGGCGGGGAGGTcgggaagaaacaaaagttgttttggcAACGGCGTTAATGGCTCCACGGGAAATAGTAAAATTTACAATAATGTGATTGTCTCTCATTCCTTCATAATATACGTGATGCATCTGCTGTTTTGTAGataaataacttaaaattaGAAGTAATAAAAGTGGTATGGGTATGGAGACGTCCAAAATCCTGTTGGCGATTCAATCTATTTAATTGATTGGTTAATTGTAATGTTTCAGGGGACTTTTGCGTGTCTGAGGCGAGGCCGTAAAGCCTCAAGGGGTACCGATTGGCTGCTGTTTTCTCGCGTCCATCCGTTCCCAATGTCCATTAATCCTGTTTATTGGCATGATCAATCGGGATCAATATCCGAAATCAATTCGTGTGTAATCTGTTAATCATCCCATAATTCCCAATTGAAAACTCAACAAGAGTAATCGGGCAAAACCTTTAATGCTGTATAATAGGTTTAGTTGTATTAAAATAAGACGTCAATCATCACCGAAACGAGCAATTATATGATAATAAAGTACATTTAACaacttttgataaaaaaaatgttccaccATTTTAACTGCTGTTCGAATTCTCACCCAGGTCCAAATGGCAGAATCCACAACATCAGTAAAGTCGCGCCTGTTTTCCAGTAGGTCCAGCCGTGAATCGTGAGTGGGGCTCACGCTTAGATGTGCTCCTCAATCCAAGGCAAGAAGGACGACACTTTTGCGTAAACTCCTGGGGTGCCCTTGGCGCATTCTAGGATACCGGCATGTACAGAATTCATTCTCATTTCAATGAATCAAAATATTGAACACGTATTACCATCGCCGTAGCTGACTACGCCGACCTGCATGAAACGACATTTATCGTCGTCCAACAACTCAATAACCGCCGGACCTCCGCTGTCGTTCTAAATCAACCGCAAATCAGCCAAAGGTATAAGATAAAATGTCTCTCCATGTCCATTTGTAATGCAACTTACTTGGCAAGCGTCTTGTCCTTCAGAATAGGCGCACAGCACATTGTTGGCAAGTTCATCGTCGTCTAGATCGATTTTGCATTGCTTGTTGTCGACCACATGCATGAAGGCGTGCCTGAGAACGTGGGAATTCAGGCCTCCATCCGTAGTGTGTCCCCAGCCCATGACGAATACGGATAGTTCATTAGAATCAAAACATTTCGGCACCAAGCAAACGGGAGCGACCTTCTTCGTGTACTTTACAGGTGAGTCCAGCGTCAGAACGGCGATGTCATTATCCTTAAAATTATAAGAGAAACTTGATATTTGTTAATTGGTCGacagcaaaagaaatgaagCGATAGAGACTTACAAGCGACTTATCGTCATAGTCTGggtgaattttgattttaaggACGTTGCGCGTTTGCTCGGCATCGTTTTCGGCCATGGTCTGCTTGTGGATGCCGAGTCTGACTTGGAAACGCCAAGCGTCTATCGGTCTGTGGAATCCGATGGTTATACACGGTTATTAGCAACgttgttttgatttgagaCCTTTTGTTTAGACCATTTACTTGGCAGAGTCGTCCTGGGTGACGCAGTGAGCGGCTGTCAGGATTTTTGTCGGGCTAATCAGTGATCCACCGCAGGCCAAATCGTAGACTGGATTTTCCAAGTCTTCGCCTTTTAGTTCGACCAATGCCACCTGTAGtacaaattgatttgaaatggGCTGATTTGCATTCGTTAATCGAGAATGTGTCAACTTACCATGAAAGGATATTCATTCGGGGAAGCTTCTTTACTCCCAACCATTCTGGCGAATCTAGACGAGCTGAGCTTGGCCTGGGGTGTTTTGATATCTGAACGGACTACGTTGCAAGCGCCAACTATCGGAGCGGTACCCACTTTGCTCAGGTCGGATAGGACATTAGGAGCCACTCGCCTTTCGTTGGTGGATGAGACGAGGAAGCCTCGCTCGTCAGCCGTGTAGGAGGCGCGGACCAGGTTACCATCGGCGTCGACATAACTCCAAGAACCGGCCATGTTGCCATCAGGATCGCGAATTGTGACGGCAGCCTGACCGGGGTAGGAATAACCGAAACTGGCCCGTCCCTGCCCGTCCTGTGTTTGCCATTGTTTCCGGGGTAGCGAAGCTGACGTAACGTCGGGTAACTCCGGAAGAGTACCAACATTCTTAGCTTCAGTAccagcaacaaccaacaagGACAATACCGTCAATAACATCTACATGCAAGGAATTTTTTCTATCAGTTTAATTGTTAAgacttttttcatttaattcatttaattctaAAATATGCTTACCGTTGATTTCATTGCTGCTTCTGGAGCTGCTGTTGGACGACGAAGCTGATTTGCCCTGTGATGGACCCGACTCTTTTATACTCATCCGCGCGACATAACTTGATTTGAGTTGCAAGTTTCGTGATCGATAATTTGCCAACAGTATTcgactttttcgtttttgttaaTGACCACGCCCAGTGCATGGCGGTAGGATCCCAGATATGGAGTaccatattaaaaaaaaaaaaagattaaaaaaaaacgatgatgCAGAACTCCCCGTAAGTCGTGAACATGGGGTTAGTAACGGCTAGAACGGGAATCAcaacgacaagaagaaaaaagaaagaactggaATTGAGCTACGCTAATAGCTTTGGTCATTATCACTAGACAGCTCCAATCCTGTCAGAGGTTATGGTAAAGTGAATTCGTCCTCGAAAGTTTTCATGGTCATTTAAAATTGGAATGCAGATcacgttttaattttttgattttaagaagaatgaaatatgtaattattgtcaaaattaaaagCCTATGtaa
Coding sequences within it:
- the LOC124204717 gene encoding uncharacterized protein LOC124204717 isoform X1, with the protein product MPRITSIDTSSLKSLVHASNFAAMAFSTSLLVLATVCCFVVNAAEENLLPVPSGTSHRQSRQMFVMPPPLFNYFNPYGSQMMVPAAQGGSESEIEERQNTGPEITLAPSATSCIAAATTSSNCILASSAPRGSFTVTFGADAQSVAVSIGPSKYYFTRVKVTCDTLTTVKAFTKSTEITATAKEATEDKPIVILAKSTAATGAVLKCKWVSQ
- the LOC124204718 gene encoding uncharacterized protein LOC124204718, which translates into the protein MKFSTSVSLLLVATVCCSVVNAAEEKLPLAVVANRQSRQMFFMPPPPLFHYYNPYGAQILLPTEQDQIDPGPFSGDSKSDMVMGKIVMDTNEVITLSPDSTLCKVSSAFTLGFIPCIKSTIAATGSISITFTAAQIAAVTIAPRKPRYTKVKITCTDLVDVVVFTKSGTLQATGIKEVTEDKPALLVATVADTKTSGTLKCKWSSL
- the LOC124204707 gene encoding venom serine protease-like, which gives rise to MKSTMLLTVLSLLVVAGTEAKNVGTLPELPDVTSASLPRKQWQTQDGQGRASFGYSYPGQAAVTIRDPDGNMAGSWSYVDADGNLVRASYTADERGFLVSSTNERRVAPNVLSDLSKVGTAPIVGACNVVRSDIKTPQAKLSSSRFARMVGSKEASPNEYPFMVALVELKGEDLENPVYDLACGGSLISPTKILTAAHCVTQDDSAKPIDAWRFQVRLGIHKQTMAENDAEQTRNVLKIKIHPDYDDKSLDNDIAVLTLDSPVKYTKKVAPVCLVPKCFDSNELSVFVMGWGHTTDGGLNSHVLRHAFMHVVDNKQCKIDLDDDELANNVLCAYSEGQDACQNDSGGPAVIELLDDDKCRFMQVGVVSYGDECAKGTPGVYAKVSSFLPWIEEHI